Proteins co-encoded in one Montipora capricornis isolate CH-2021 chromosome 12, ASM3666992v2, whole genome shotgun sequence genomic window:
- the LOC138025559 gene encoding acid-sensing ion channel 1A-like — translation MVTHVKPFNNSFAENRAEKSEPGMSPKATKWKEFASNTTLHGLRYVADKSHSISRRGIWLIFLGAAATTYVYLASLSLTKFFSRPIKTEISQETPTEGLKFPAVTICNLNRFMRSKIDTADEDENFVKMGLNISGCNETRKVRGNLTCGQAFLCIYTPWGAALVKGCNRTVQQNIKSFLSRSSDRLFNKEEFLTKYGHDIASLTASFVYCRFMKTKICSKGDFVPKLTQYGICFTFNSGNDGVLRRAIHEGPDFGLSVFLDVQTHETTFSQFSSGLKVIVHDQNTFVNRYNGFNIAPGTHASVGVKLKKHIRLPAPFKTNCRQDKLPGIGSYNKDGCLHQCTANFTFRQCGCRGLGLPGPEGTPVCSMQDKECVDNSQSQINLTECTCSNACSELAYESSVSYSRFPDDSVIDIFQHFLPISPNPDYMRANYVFLQLGFQHLAYEKREDVPSYGLESLLGEFGGNMGLFFGCSILTLCEFIDFLMDAVISRMRKNSVEVDVRPGSNSSSKHQEKEKTNSEYKHNK, via the exons ATGGTTACACACGTAAAACCGTTTAACAACAGTTTTGCTGAAAACAGGGCGGAAAAATCAGAGCCAGGCATGTCTCCTAAGGCAACTAAATGGAAAGAGTTTGCCTCCAACACTACCCTTCACGGACTTAGATACGTCGCCGATAAAAGTCATTCCATTTCAAGACGAGGTATTTGGCTCATATTTCTTGGGGCGGCTGCTACGACCTATGTGTATCTTGCATCCCTAAGCTTAACTAAATTCTTCTCAAGGCCAATAAAAACCGAAATTTCACAAGAAACTCCCACAGAAGGCTTAAAGTTCCCTGCAGTGACAATATGTAACTTAAACAGGTTCATGAGATCCAAGATAGATACGGCGGACGAGGATGAAAACTTTGTAAAAATGGGATTGAACATCAGTGGATGTAATGAAACACGTAAAGTTCGCGGAAATCTCACTTGTGGCCAAGCGTTCTTGTGTATTTACACGCCGTGGGGAGCAGCCCTGGTGAAAGGCTGTAATAGAACAGTGCAGCAAAATATAAAAAGTTTTCTAAGCCGTTCTTCAGATCGTCTGTTTAACAAGGAAGAATTTCTTACAAAATATGGCCATGACATAGCGAGCCTTACCGCGTCTTTTGTTTATTGCCGTTTCatgaaaaccaaaatttgctcTAAGGGAGACTTCGTTCCAAAACTCACACAATATGGCATTTGTTTCACCTTCAACTCTGGTAACGATGGTGTCCTTCGACGTGCAATACATGAAGGCCCTGACTTTGGGCTGAGCGTTTTTCTCGATGTTCAAACGCACGAGACTACATTCAGCCAGTTTTCGAGTGGTCTGAAAGTGATTGTGCACGATCAAAACACCTTTGTCAACCGATATAATGGGTTCAACATCGCTCCTGGCACTCACGCTTCGGTTGGAGTCAAATTAAAGAAG CACATCAGACTCCCAGCACCCTTCAAAACGAACTGCCGACAGGACAAGCTGCCGGGAATTGGTTCCTACAACAAAGACGGTTGCCTTCATCAATGCACCGCAAATTTTACCTTTCGTCAATGTGGCTGCCGTGGTCTCGGATTGCCAG gTCCAGAGGGGACACCTGTGTGTTCTATGCAAGACAAAGAATGTGTTGACAATTCCCAAA GTCAAATCAACTTAACAGAGTGTACCTGCAGCAACGCGTGCTCAGAACTGGCATATGAGTCAAGTGTTTCTTATTCCAGATTTCCGGATGACTCAGTAATTGACATTTTCCAGCATTTCCTTCCGATTTCACCTAATCCGGATTACATGAG AGCGAACTACGTCTTTCTCCAATtggggtttcaacacttagccTATGAAAAGCGTGAGGATGTTCCTAGTTATGGTCTAGAGAGCCTCTTAG GCGAGTTCGGTGGCAACATGGGCTTGTTCTTTGGCTGCAGTATACTGACGTTGTGCGAGTTCATTGACTTTCTGATGGATGCTGTGATTTCTCGGATGAGGAAAAACTCCGTGGAAGTAGACGTGAGGCCCGGCAGTAACTCTTCATCAAAACATCAggagaaagagaaaacaaacagcgaGTACAAACATAACAAATAG
- the LOC138027249 gene encoding uncharacterized protein, with translation MFYSSLQAAISHSIYSNVNLKVKQVICLEAIYHGRDVVAVLPTGYGKSVIFHLLPSIFLDKIKCERGAAAQAVVIVVSPLNALIKDQIRRLQEGNVKAAILNVKKKTNSEDLELDLSDANLSQLRDAKYEVIFTHPEAFITCKQGIELFQTAKYQRNVHAIVIDEAHCILEWGEDFRKDYSQLSMLCATFPQVPVVPLTATASKADVKEIKDSLNMKNPLEVIGNPNRANIFYEKVFRKGNDIDFFQELLRPMASELKEIKLNYPLTILYLPLKWCGFAFKFFDKHLGNEQYYPFGAEALPENRLFAQYHAPQTTAMKDQILKELASPASKVRIIFATVAMGMGVDIPSIRCVIHVGPPRTIREYFQETGRAGRDGKPAIAVLHYNNHDIAKNREGMSDDIRTFCQLETACLRKFLLNCLDANVPETKVAGHFCCTFCKSNCDCLDCLKNI, from the exons ATGTTTTACAGTAGCCTTCAGGCTGCAATTTCGCATAGTATTTATTCTAACGTTAATCTAAAAGTGAAACAAGTTATCTGCCTCGAGGCAATTTACCATGGCCGTGATGTTGTCGCCGTGTTACCCACTGGATATGGAAAGTCGGTTAtatttcatcttcttccttCGATATTCCTCGACAAAATCAAATGTGAACGTGGAGCAGCAGCTCAAGCCGTAGTAATTGTTGTTTCCCCTCTAAATGCGCTGATCAAAGATCAGATCAGAAGGCTCCAGGAAGGAAATGTTAAAGCAGCGATATTGAAcgtgaagaagaaaacaaactcgGAGGATTTGGAATTAGATCTCAGCGACGCCAACCTCTCGCAGCTAAGAGATGCAAAATACGAGGTGATATTTACACATCCTGAAGCCTTCATTACTTGCAAGCAAGGAATAGAGTTATTCCAAACTGCGAAATATCAAAGGAATGTTCATGCCATTGTAATTGATGAAGCCCATTGTATTTTGGAATG GGGAGAAGATTTCAGGAAAGATTACTCCCAGTTGTCAATGTTGTGTGCCACTTTTCCACAAGTGCCAGTTGTTCCATTAACTGCAACAGCAAGTAAAGCGGATGTCAAGGAAATTAAGGattctttgaatatgaaaaatcCATTGGAAGTGATAGGGAATCCTAACAGAGCAAACATATTTTATGAGAAGGTATTCCGTAAAGGTAACGACatagacttcttccaagaactACTGAGGCCTATGGCAAGtgaattgaaagaaattaaattgaattatcCTTTGACAATACTGTACCTTCCTTTGAAATGGTGTGGGTTTGCATTCAAATTTTTTGACAAACACCTAGGAAATGAACAGTATTATCCCTTTGGAGCTGAAGCTTTGCCTGAAAATAGGCTGTTTGCACAGTATCATGCCCCACAGACAACTGCAATGAAGGATCAGATCCTGAAGGAATTGGCCTCACCAGCATCAAAAGTGAGAATAATATTTGCAACTGTGGCCATGGGAATGGGTGTTGATATCCCGTCCATAAGGTGCGTCATTCATGTTGGTCCACCACGTACAATCCGTGAGTATTTTCAAGAAACTGGAAGGGCAGGTCGAGATGGGAAGCCTGCAATTGCAGTACTACACTACAACAATCATGACATTGCAAAAAATCGAGAGGGAATGAGCGATGACATCAGGACTTTCTGTCAGCTAGAGACTGCCTGCCTAAGAAAATTCCTTTTGAATTGTCTTGATGCCAATGTACCAGAAACAAAAGTTGCAGGTCACTTTTGTTGTACCTTCTGTAAATCTAACTGCGATTGTCTAGACTGTCTCAAAAATATCTAA